The DNA region CCCAAACCTGCTATAAAGCAAACGCCCCCCACAAACACATGaactttctaaaatattgcttccagtgCCCGAACATTCTCTGAAATCCCCCTGGGGGGCACACCCCCATGGAGAACCACTGCTGAAGTGTATTCATATTTATACTGCTGTCTATACTTGTACTTATTCCTGCACTTTATATTTTGGCAGACGCTGCTCATGTTCATACtgctcatactgtatatatcttaCTATTTATTCTCTATATATTCTGTACATGAATCTAAAATGAAGCATTATGTATCCTTTTcatcctgttttgtttgtaactGTGAAGATTCttaactaatatttatttttttcaccaCAGGAAATATTCCTCTACCAACGAGGGAGGAGAGGGCCACCATACTGAAACACTCAgagttataataattattacacATGTTTAATTTGGGAAGTTGTAAAAACATGATTTTCCTGCATTTAGATTTGTCATTGTTCAGTTTCGTTTGACACCTGCGGTTAAATCTCATTTTAGTTTCAGTATCATGTTATTAAAATTCTGAGTCAGCAGTGTTTTGGAAACCTTTGTTATGAGGACATTCAGTGTAATGGCAGTACTTTGCTTTAATTTGGGATTTACATTATGATCTTCATTTGTCCTGTTTTCATTCTtgtgtttaactttatttaataaaaatcgcaatattttctctctttctgttttgtttccataGAACACATTGGTTTGTTTTCAGTATAAGTGGctaaaaataacttgttttgacacattttatctGATGAGATGCATCTCTGATGCAATcttcacaggaaataatcttCTTAACTTTAAAACTCATCCAAATCACAAATTTTAAACAAAGTTATTGCAATCACTTTTTgggttaattgtacagtttatcagttgttcagcactgttattgttttgcATTGAATACAATATGACATATCCATAACATATGTCACTTAACGTTAATCAGGGGTTGTCAGTTTATTTAATGATATAAAGGTATCCCTAAAAGAAAAAGCTTGTGAACCACTGCCCTAAAGCAGTAATGATAACGATCAAAACAATGCAGCGTAATGTTGGGAGAATAGAAACCGAAAGTTATGAGACATGGAAGGGGAAACGAATCTTAAGAGAAGGGGAGGTGTTCATCAGCTGGGgcagactgtatataaactGTGGTGAGCTGAACCATCCGACAACTGCGCCAGAGCATCGTTTGTGTTCCTGTCACAGCCAAAAAGACTTCAAGTTTTTCGAAGGAATTTGCTAAAGATATCACAAGGTAAGAAGCTCTCTTTATCcagacaaagaaatacaacGTGATACttaattggaaatgttttttattagacttcttaaataatgtaaatatatatttttttgtgtttaaatgttaatgtatgaAATTATCTTTCAGGCCACTTCTATCATGGATATAAACATCAAGATGCTAAACGGGACGTCCCACACCCTGAGGGTGCAACCACAGGACACAGTGGGCTCTCTGAAAATCCGCATCCAGAAGGAACTAGGAGTTCAATGTGAGACCCAGAGGCTGATCTTTGTGAACGGCCTGAGCACTCCTCTCACCGACGACTCCATGTCCCTCAGCTCCTACGGCTTGCACTCCGGCGCCATGGTGTCCCTGCTGGTGACCCAGCCGGTCACCATCCAGGTGTTCCTCAGAAACGAAAAGGGGAAGATGAGCACATACGACATCAAACCCGACGAGACGGTGAGCAACTTCAGCAGCAGGGTCGAGTGCAGAGAGGGGATCACGGCGAACCAGCAGAGGCTCATTCACCAAGGCAGAGAGATGAATCAGGGGAAACTTTCAGACTACAACGTCTGCTCGCTGAGTACCATCGACCTGATGCTCCGCCTGAGAGGAGGCTGAGGACACTTCTGCTTTAATCTAGAAAGTTCTGTACATTCCTTTATTTTTATCTAATTGAAAAACACGTAGCCTCAAGTGtcatatgtcttttatttatttctattttaattgtaaaaaatCAAGACATTCCTCGAAGTGTAATTGTGCCATATCTTAAAAACTTGTTTAGGCTTTATTCAGTATTTGTTTTTTCCAGTAAAATATGTTATACACACAACAAAGcatattattatcttattttcaCACGTTTTAATCAGGTAACGTTATTTGTACactgttaaaaatataataaagttctAAATGTAAATTGCATGTCTCTTCTCATTTCCTACTGTCTTCAGCTCAGGGGTGGAGCTGTACCGTGTACAGACAAAAACCACAAGAAGTAACCAGAAGGGAACACTTCAGCATCAATTTCAAATGTACATTATTCCAATATTTAAAAGAGTGTCTCAATCATAATCAATGtttactacagtacagtactatactactacattacgattacagaaaaacataaCAAGTGCGTCACTATGTGATTCATCTTTTGTTTGAGAAGATGCCAGTGAAATGAAGTGCATACCTGAACAAGTACAAAGTTGATATTGATGAACTGGAAGGGAGTCCACACTTtagaacaacacacagaaacaaatcttAGTTTGGTACAGATCCCTGCAGAAAAATCACAGCAGTATTATTTCATATGTTTTTCAATAAGAATtagaataatgatgcaaaaatgatCAATATCTTAAATCATGTCGCAATTACAACATCAgtcaaaataattgcaataagATATTTTTTCCAAATCGTTCAGCCCTAGTCCTCACTGTGTATATATCTTCCTGTAGTGCAGTGGATCTCAACCTTTTTTCGGCCAGcacccccctatccattatcccgGTGCCTTACCGACCCccgtcaaataaaatgtagactaattgtctccccttaattttaatgttgattattattctgtttgtattattatgattactattcttagtatttattatttatattacaaattgattatatacattttgtatttaaattcttatattatttttcttatcattagatattatgttattataaaaactcaagtactctgagattgaagttaaaTAATAgaatttctaaataataataaatattatattatt from Cottoperca gobio chromosome 9, fCotGob3.1, whole genome shotgun sequence includes:
- the LOC115013477 gene encoding polyubiquitin-B-like; protein product: MDINIKMLNGTSHTLRVQPQDTVGSLKIRIQKELGVQCETQRLIFVNGLSTPLTDDSMSLSSYGLHSGAMVSLLVTQPVTIQVFLRNEKGKMSTYDIKPDETVSNFSSRVECREGITANQQRLIHQGREMNQGKLSDYNVCSLSTIDLMLRLRGG